The nucleotide window ACCGTCCGCGCGTCGATCACCTCGTCGTACAGCGCCTGGGCGAGGTCGCCGGAGCGCTCGTCGACTCCCCCGACGACCTTCGGGATCGTCGCGGTCGCAAACGACGGATTGCCCGGGTCCTCTCGCTCGGGAGAGAAGGCGAGGAAGAAGTCCTCCCCGCATCGGAGCCCGGACTTCTCTTCGAGGATCCCGCGCACCAGCTCGTCGGTCGTCCCCGGATACGTCGTCGACTCGAGCACGACGAGCTGCCCTTCGCGGAGATACTCCGCGATCTCGCGGGCGGTCGCGACGACGTAGGTCATGTCCGGCTCGCGCTGCGGGGTGAGCGGCGTCGGCACGCAGATCAGCACGGCGTCGCACTCCCCGATCCCGCGGAAGTCCGACGTCGCTCGATAGCGGCCCGTCGCGTTCGCGCGTGCCACGCGCTCGGCTCCGATGTGGCGGATGTAGGAACGGCCGCCCGAGAGCGCCGCCGCCTTCTCCGCGTCGAGGTCGAACCCCACGACCGGGAATCCCTTCTCGTTGAAGACGAGGGTGAGCGGAAGCCCCACGTAGCCCAGGCCGACGACGCCGACGCGCGCCTGGCGGGACCGGATCCGCGCGAGCAGGCGCTCCGCGCGCGCGACGGCGGTTTCGACGGGACGCTCGATGTCGACCACGGGAATGCTGGACACGGTTCTCCTCCTTTTTCGGCGAAAGGCGCAGGCTCTGCCCCTTTCGGTGTACCCACCGATGCGTGCGCGAAATCTCCGCGTCGCCGCGGCCGCTCAGGCGGCCGGCGCGGGCGCGGGCGGAGAAGCGGAATGGAGCGAGGCGGGCGCGAGCATCTCGCGCTCGAACTCGACGGCGACCGTCCTCCGCAGAAGAGAAACCGAGACCAGGAGCCGTTCGGCGCCCCGCTCTCGGACCACGATGCCGAAATAGCCTTCGAACGGGCCCTCCACGACCCGAACGGCCTCACCCGGGTCGAGCGCGCGCCACGGCGCGAGGCTCGCGCCGGAGCGCTGGAGGCGATAGAGCTGCTCGAGCTCCGCCTGGAGGATCCCCGGGTTCGCGACGTCGATCAGCCGGACGATCACG belongs to Thermoanaerobaculia bacterium and includes:
- a CDS encoding transcription termination/antitermination NusG family protein, coding for MPLLKREPDVFPETLFESATREPWVVAHVRSRQEKVLARFLPPLGIPFYAPQREKRTRRNGRSFVSYLPLFPGYVFLRADAPSRALVWRSNVIVRLIDVANPGILQAELEQLYRLQRSGASLAPWRALDPGEAVRVVEGPFEGYFGIVVRERGAERLLVSVSLLRRTVAVEFEREMLAPASLHSASPPAPAPAA